From Paenibacillus polymyxa, the proteins below share one genomic window:
- a CDS encoding GNAT family N-acetyltransferase: protein MELKLVPVKPENKDTLTNLYQFYEYDFSKYTNRDVNRNGKYEINLNFYWEGDGRWNPFFMEVEGSIVGFLVVLFENMDIDPDPTHVIYDFMVLQKYRRSGIGRKAAIMAFNMYKANWLVSQMEENITAISFWRSVINEFKEGNYTERYREERKKYIQEFTTKI, encoded by the coding sequence ATGGAACTAAAACTTGTTCCGGTTAAGCCGGAGAATAAAGACACATTAACTAATCTGTATCAATTTTATGAATATGATTTTAGTAAATACACAAATCGAGATGTAAATAGGAATGGAAAGTATGAAATTAACTTAAATTTTTATTGGGAGGGAGACGGTAGGTGGAACCCTTTTTTTATGGAAGTGGAAGGTTCAATCGTAGGTTTTTTGGTAGTTCTATTTGAGAATATGGATATTGATCCCGATCCAACACATGTAATATACGATTTTATGGTTTTACAGAAGTATAGAAGATCAGGTATAGGTCGTAAAGCAGCAATAATGGCATTTAACATGTATAAGGCGAATTGGTTAGTTTCTCAGATGGAAGAAAATATTACGGCAATATCCTTTTGGAGAAGCGTAATAAATGAATTTAAAGAAGGCAATTACACAGAAAGATATAGAGAAGAACGAAAAAAATATATTCAAGAGTTCACTACAAAGATCTAA